The genomic stretch ACATATTCACAGTTATCGTAAGTTTCTTTCAGCGTTGATAGTAAGTTTTCCCCGAGATATCCTGCATCTTGCAGTGACTGGATAGTCTCTGTATCTGACTTATCACGCAAGGTATCGTAGACAGTTTTCGTGATAATGTCTGCTTGATATAGCCACTCAGCAAACGGCATCTTTGGTGCAATATAGGATGATTCTGTTGTCACGTCATATCCTTATGACAAAGTCAGTGATCTTACGAGAACTGACGAATTTGATCTTTCACAAACAAAACGACCTCGGGTGAGAGGCCGCCAAGTGATAGCGCTTTATTGTAAGCTTCTACGGCAGAGGCACCTTCGTGGTTTGCTTGCAATGCTAAACCTAAACCGACCCACCATTTAGATTGGTGTGGGAATTTTGAAACGATTTGTTCGTATAATTCCACGGCCTGTTCTGTTTTGTCTGTTTCCATATAGCAGCGCGCCATGAGGGAATAATAAGTCGGATGTGTTGCGAGCGGCGGAGACATGACTGATAAAGTGGTGAGCGCCGCTTTATATTTTTTCTGTGCGAATTTTACTTCAGCAAATTTAGTGATTAAAGGCACTTTCGCTGGGTATCTCTCCATCGCATGTTTCAAGACAATTTCAGCGCTAATGGTTTCACGTTTTTTCAAGAGTAATTTTGCTAGCGTGAGTGCAGAATCGCCATTGGTTGCTTTCAGCAAACCAGGTTTCCCGAGAAGAAGCATGGCTTGTTCAATTTCACCGGCATCGATAGCTTTCAGCGCTTGTTGATACTCAAGCAGTAAAGCGTCTTGTGCATCAACGGGCACGACAGATTTACTGAAGCTTGTTTCTTTGGTTTGAAGCATCTGTACATCGTCCGCAGGGATTGCTTTTGTTGTTGCTGTGGCAACGCTCGGTGCACTTACTACAGGTTTCACAGCTTCTTTCGGTGTGACAGGGGGTGCTACCGCTGGCTTGCTTGTTGTCGCAGGTGCTGCGGGTTTTGCAGGTTCTGTCTTTGCTACAGCTGGCTGAGGTGTAACAGCAGGTTTTTTTTCAGCTTGTGGGGCAGCTTTATTGACTGCAGCAGCAGGTGCTGGAGCAGCTGTTGGTGTTTTGCCGGGATGATTGGCCAAATGACGATGACGCAAAAACACAACGACAGCAATGGCGGATAATGCGATCACCAAAGAAATCCATGCGAATTTTTTATGCCATGCCGCGCCGGGTTTACCTTTCACTAGCGCAGGATTTTTGAGATCCGGCGTTGGCGGTGTTTTTTTCTTTGAGGCTTTTAACGCATCGTTCAGTAGACTCATGATGATTCTCGCTTAGCTAAAGTGGTAAATTAACCCAAGGTTAAAAAGATTGTTCTGATAATAGTGATCCAAGTTACCTTCTGTGCCACTGCTGTTAGACGCGGTTAGTTTAACGGTTGATGTCCCGAAGAAACGATAATCCATGCTGACATCAACATCGGTACCTAGCGGGAAAGTAAAACCGGTCATTACTTGATAGGCCAGCGCATTATCAGTACCTTTTAAATGCATGCCGCTTGTTGGGTCATTCAAATCTTCACGGACGTTGGCATAACCTAGACCAGCACCGATGAAAGGGGTTACACCAATGTGGGGCTGCAATTGATTGATGATGTAATAACCATTAATTAAGGCGCCAACAGCAGAGCTTGAGCCGCGAGCACGGGTATAACTGGTTGAGCCGACAGACAGACTTTTATTTACGGCACGTTGATAAGTGGCTTGTAATTCAAATTTTGCATGATCGATATGATAACCGAGTGCAAGCCCGGCATTGTAGCCTGCTTTATTGTCGTTGTTTACTTTGCCGACGCTGTTGTCTGCATTTTCATTCATGGTGGGGGAAATAGTGACACCACCAAAACCCTGCGCATAGACATCTTTGGCTGTCACGGTCGCAATAGAAATATTGGGAACACAATATGCAGCAAGCGCTGCCATGAGGGCAAGTCGTTTCATAGAAAAAATCCTTTTAAGCTATCCGAAGCCGTCTATAGATGCTAAACGGAGATTCCGTTACAATCAAGCACTTAGCCAGCAAAATGGACACGAAATGTGAGCAGTCTCTCCGAATTAAAAAGTGGTGTTGAAGAAATCCTTGTGGAATCTGAATTGGCAGACAAACTCGCAAAAGGTCAAGCGCTGCGCGTTAAAGCGGGATTCGATCCGACGGCGCCGGATTTACATTTAGGTCACACAGTGCTGCTGAACAAATTACGCCAATTTCAAGATCTGGGTCACGAGGTGATGTTCTTAATTGGTGATTTTACGGCCATGATTGGCGATCCCACAGGCAAAAATGTCACGCGCAAACCCTTAACGCGTGAAGATGTGCAAGCGAATGCGAATACTTATGCGGAGCAAGTCTTTAAAGTGCTCGATCGCGAAAAAACCCAAGTTGTATTTAATTCACAATGGATGGGGGAAAAAACAGCCGCTGACATGATCCAATTAGCCGCGCAATCAACGGTAGCACGTATGCTAGAGCGCGATGACTTTCAAAAACGTTATAGCAGTGGACAACCGATTGCGATTCATGAATTTTTATATCCACTGATGCAGGGTTACGATTCTGTGATGATGAAGGCGGATGTGGAACTCGGCGGTACCGATCAAAAATTTAATCTATTAATGGGGCGAGAACTGCAAAAAAATGCGGGTCAATCGCCACAAGTCGTGATGACGCTACCGCTGATTGAAGGTTTGGATGGTGTGAAAAAAATGTCGAAGTCCTTGGATAACTATATTGGCATCGATGAAGCGCCAGAGATGATGTTCGGTAAAATCATGTCGATTTCTGATGAACTGATGTGGCGTTACTTTGAGTTGCTTAGTTTCCGCGGTAATGTGGAGATTTCAGCGTTAAAACAAGCAGCAACAGAGGGCAGAAATCCTCGCGATATTAAGTTTGAACTCGCGCAAGAGATTATTACACGCTTTCACGATCAAGCGGCTGCCATGCAAGCACAAGAAAATTTTATTAAGCAATTTCAAAAGAACCAAATTCCCGATGACATGCCGGAAGTCACACTAGAAGCCGCGGATGGCTTGGAAATCGGTACCTTACTCAAGCAAGCGGGTTTAGTGCCAAGTACCGCAGAAGCCTTACGTATGATTGCTGCGGGCGCTGTGCGTATCGATGGTGAGCGCGTAGAAGATAAAAAATTAAAAGTCGCCACGGGGGCGACTTTTGTCGTGCAAGTCGGCAAACGCCGCTTTGCGAAAGTGACCATTACGAAGTAATGGTCATCCCGCACTCCTTGTCATCCCGCGCTTGACGCGGGATCTCCATCTACCACCCCGTTATCTCGGATGATCAATTACATCGTTCCTGCGCGAGGTCGTGTTGTCTTACTTTAGATC from marine bacterium B5-7 encodes the following:
- a CDS encoding outer membrane channel protein — encoded protein: MKRLALMAALAAYCVPNISIATVTAKDVYAQGFGGVTISPTMNENADNSVGKVNNDNKAGYNAGLALGYHIDHAKFELQATYQRAVNKSLSVGSTSYTRARGSSSAVGALINGYYIINQLQPHIGVTPFIGAGLGYANVREDLNDPTSGMHLKGTDNALAYQVMTGFTFPLGTDVDVSMDYRFFGTSTVKLTASNSSGTEGNLDHYYQNNLFNLGLIYHFS
- the tyrS gene encoding tyrosine--tRNA ligase; amino-acid sequence: MSSLSELKSGVEEILVESELADKLAKGQALRVKAGFDPTAPDLHLGHTVLLNKLRQFQDLGHEVMFLIGDFTAMIGDPTGKNVTRKPLTREDVQANANTYAEQVFKVLDREKTQVVFNSQWMGEKTAADMIQLAAQSTVARMLERDDFQKRYSSGQPIAIHEFLYPLMQGYDSVMMKADVELGGTDQKFNLLMGRELQKNAGQSPQVVMTLPLIEGLDGVKKMSKSLDNYIGIDEAPEMMFGKIMSISDELMWRYFELLSFRGNVEISALKQAATEGRNPRDIKFELAQEIITRFHDQAAAMQAQENFIKQFQKNQIPDDMPEVTLEAADGLEIGTLLKQAGLVPSTAEALRMIAAGAVRIDGERVEDKKLKVATGATFVVQVGKRRFAKVTITK